In the genome of Sebastes umbrosus isolate fSebUmb1 chromosome 14, fSebUmb1.pri, whole genome shotgun sequence, one region contains:
- the si:ch73-366l1.5 gene encoding FILIA-N KH-like domain-containing protein isoform X3 has translation MELDPAVIIPAIIFTVVAIYFASSYLSKKSAAAAASSAAKKKPQVGYGDTIPPSRALGEPLRSSGASSGPEPEASPPTAAPAPAEEEIRAAEEIHLKAVPEPVSAPEPAPEPVKVPEPVTVPEPELVPEVAAAAPEPIPEPEPVPEPASAPEPVPEPAADPEPVWEPEPVPEPVAVPDPEPVAESEPVSEAVLEPEPEPVPAVEEFLPELIPGSTEDRLLTPEPVIEEPEPEPEPEPESEPVTILNNDVAAADEVKFIPGKKQSKFETMMTKEEVEEEQRAPE, from the exons ATGGAGCTGGACCCGGCCGTCATCATTCCCGCCATCATCTTCACCGTCGTCGCTATTTATTTCGCTTCGTCGTACCTGAGTAAGAAgtccgccgccgccgccgcctcctcaGCCGCGAAGAAGAAGCCTCAGGTCGGCTACGGAGACACCATCCCTCCGTCCAGAGCTCTGGGAGAGCCGCTCCGCTCCTCCGGAGCCTCCAGCGGACCCGAGCCCGAAGCCTCCCCGCCCACAGCAGCTCCTGCTCCGGCTGAGGAGGAGATCAGAGCCGCCGAGGAGATCCACCTGAAG GCTGTCCCAGAACCAGTATCAGCACCAGAACCTGCCCCAGAACCAGTCAAAGTACCAGAACCAGTCACAGTACCAGAACCAGAACTCGTCCCAGAAGTAGCTGCTGCAGCACCAGAACCTATCCCAGAGCCAGAACCCGTACCAGAACCAGCATCAGCACCTGAACCTGTCCCAGAACCAGCTGCCGACCCAGAACCAGTATGGGAACCCGAACCCGTCCCAGAACCGGTCGCGGTGCCTGATCCAGAGCCCGTGGCCGAGTCTGAACCGGTATCTGAAGCGGTCCTGGagcctgaacctgaacctgtaCCTGCCGTGGAGGAGTTCTTACCCGAGCTGATCCCTGGTTCTACAGAGGACCGCCTGCTGACCCCTGAACCTGTCATAgaggaaccagaaccagaaccagaaccagaacctgaATCAGAACCAGTGACCATCCTGAACAACG acgTGGCTGCAGCTGACGAGGTGAAATTCATCCCAGGAAAGAAACAGAGCAAGTTTGAGACGATGATGACGAAGGAGGAGgtcgaggaggagcagag AGCTCCTGAATGA
- the si:ch73-366l1.5 gene encoding FILIA-N KH-like domain-containing protein isoform X2, producing the protein MELDPAVIIPAIIFTVVAIYFASSYLSKKSAAAAASSAAKKKPQVGYGDTIPPSRALGEPLRSSGASSGPEPEASPPTAAPAPAEEEIRAAEEIHLKAVPEPVSAPEPAPEPVKVPEPVTVPEPELVPEVAAAAPEPIPEPEPVPEPASAPEPVPEPAADPEPVWEPEPVPEPVAVPDPEPVAESEPVSEAVLEPEPEPVPAVEEFLPELIPGSTEDRLLTPEPVIEEPEPEPEPEPESEPVTILNNDVAAADEVKFIPGKKQSKFETMMTKEEVEEEQRIELTSDLTSL; encoded by the exons ATGGAGCTGGACCCGGCCGTCATCATTCCCGCCATCATCTTCACCGTCGTCGCTATTTATTTCGCTTCGTCGTACCTGAGTAAGAAgtccgccgccgccgccgcctcctcaGCCGCGAAGAAGAAGCCTCAGGTCGGCTACGGAGACACCATCCCTCCGTCCAGAGCTCTGGGAGAGCCGCTCCGCTCCTCCGGAGCCTCCAGCGGACCCGAGCCCGAAGCCTCCCCGCCCACAGCAGCTCCTGCTCCGGCTGAGGAGGAGATCAGAGCCGCCGAGGAGATCCACCTGAAG GCTGTCCCAGAACCAGTATCAGCACCAGAACCTGCCCCAGAACCAGTCAAAGTACCAGAACCAGTCACAGTACCAGAACCAGAACTCGTCCCAGAAGTAGCTGCTGCAGCACCAGAACCTATCCCAGAGCCAGAACCCGTACCAGAACCAGCATCAGCACCTGAACCTGTCCCAGAACCAGCTGCCGACCCAGAACCAGTATGGGAACCCGAACCCGTCCCAGAACCGGTCGCGGTGCCTGATCCAGAGCCCGTGGCCGAGTCTGAACCGGTATCTGAAGCGGTCCTGGagcctgaacctgaacctgtaCCTGCCGTGGAGGAGTTCTTACCCGAGCTGATCCCTGGTTCTACAGAGGACCGCCTGCTGACCCCTGAACCTGTCATAgaggaaccagaaccagaaccagaaccagaacctgaATCAGAACCAGTGACCATCCTGAACAACG acgTGGCTGCAGCTGACGAGGTGAAATTCATCCCAGGAAAGAAACAGAGCAAGTTTGAGACGATGATGACGAAGGAGGAGgtcgaggaggagcagag GATAGAGCTCACCTCTGATTTAACCTCTCTATAA
- the si:ch73-366l1.5 gene encoding FILIA-N KH-like domain-containing protein isoform X1, producing MELDPAVIIPAIIFTVVAIYFASSYLSKKSAAAAASSAAKKKPQVGYGDTIPPSRALGEPLRSSGASSGPEPEASPPTAAPAPAEEEIRAAEEIHLKAVPEPVSAPEPAPEPVKVPEPVTVPEPELVPEVAAAAPEPIPEPEPVPEPASAPEPVPEPAADPEPVWEPEPVPEPVAVPDPEPVAESEPVSEAVLEPEPEPVPAVEEFLPELIPGSTEDRLLTPEPVIEEPEPEPEPEPESEPVTILNNDVAAADEVKFIPGKKQSKFETMMTKEEVEEEQRVQQEQLAAIFLLLRENQEVLGDVTEGDMEEQLKLYSL from the exons ATGGAGCTGGACCCGGCCGTCATCATTCCCGCCATCATCTTCACCGTCGTCGCTATTTATTTCGCTTCGTCGTACCTGAGTAAGAAgtccgccgccgccgccgcctcctcaGCCGCGAAGAAGAAGCCTCAGGTCGGCTACGGAGACACCATCCCTCCGTCCAGAGCTCTGGGAGAGCCGCTCCGCTCCTCCGGAGCCTCCAGCGGACCCGAGCCCGAAGCCTCCCCGCCCACAGCAGCTCCTGCTCCGGCTGAGGAGGAGATCAGAGCCGCCGAGGAGATCCACCTGAAG GCTGTCCCAGAACCAGTATCAGCACCAGAACCTGCCCCAGAACCAGTCAAAGTACCAGAACCAGTCACAGTACCAGAACCAGAACTCGTCCCAGAAGTAGCTGCTGCAGCACCAGAACCTATCCCAGAGCCAGAACCCGTACCAGAACCAGCATCAGCACCTGAACCTGTCCCAGAACCAGCTGCCGACCCAGAACCAGTATGGGAACCCGAACCCGTCCCAGAACCGGTCGCGGTGCCTGATCCAGAGCCCGTGGCCGAGTCTGAACCGGTATCTGAAGCGGTCCTGGagcctgaacctgaacctgtaCCTGCCGTGGAGGAGTTCTTACCCGAGCTGATCCCTGGTTCTACAGAGGACCGCCTGCTGACCCCTGAACCTGTCATAgaggaaccagaaccagaaccagaaccagaacctgaATCAGAACCAGTGACCATCCTGAACAACG acgTGGCTGCAGCTGACGAGGTGAAATTCATCCCAGGAAAGAAACAGAGCAAGTTTGAGACGATGATGACGAAGGAGGAGgtcgaggaggagcagag GGTGCAACAGGAGCAGCTGGCAGCCAtcttcctgctgctgagggAGAACCAGGAGGTGCTGGGGGACGTGACGGAaggagacatggaggagcagctgaaGCTCTACTCCCTCtga